CACCGCCAGCTGGCCGAACAGGCCGGCTATGGTTAAAAAGAAGAGCCCGTCCGGCTTGCCGTCCATCAACAGCAGGGTCAATATAAGCGTGATGCCCATTATCAGAAAGGCCAGCAGCAGGGTGGCCATCAGGCCGAAATACTTGCCCACCAGCAGTTCCCAGCGCCGGACCGGTTTGGCCACCAGCACGTAGATGGTGCGCTTGTCCAGTTCCTTGAACAGCAGCGCCGTGCCGGAAACGACCGCTATCAGCAGGCCGAACAGGGCAATGGCGCCATAGCCAAAATCCTTTAATATCCTGATTTCCTGGCCCACCGATAGGGATATCGCCAGCCGGGAGCCCGGGAGCACTATCAGGGCGAAGACTATCAGCCCGTAGAGTATCCGGTCGCGGACCGATTCCCGGAAGGTGTTGGCGGCTATGGTGAATATCCTTCTCATTGGCCGGCCTCCTTGGCGGTGCGCACCTGCCGGGCGAAATAGTTTTCCAGATTTTCCCGCTGGGGGGTGACCGAGACGATGGTCCCCCCGGCTTTCATTATTTCCTTCAGGTTCCGGTCCAGGTTGCCGGAGCTGTCCAGCCTGACGATGAACTGTCCGGCTATTTTTTCCATTTTGGCCCCGGTCAAATTCGCATTTTCCGGCAGGCCTTCGGCCACCACTTCCACCCAGCTGATCGAATCCTTCAGCAGCTCCGGCAGGGTTCCTATCTTGTTGATCTTTCCGTTGATGATGATCACTACCCGGTCGCACAGGGCCTCGGCGTCCGGCAGAATATGCGAACTGAAAAATATAGTCTTGCCCTGCCGTTTAAGCTCCAGCATCAAATCTTTGATCTCTTTTCTTCCGATGGGGTCCAGGCCGGAAACCGGCTCGTCCCAGACCAGGAATTCCGGGTCGTTGACCAGCGACTGGGCGATGCCGGTGCGCTGCAGCATGCCCTTGGAGCATTTGCGCAGGGGCAGGCCGGCCGCCTGGGACATGCCCACCAGCTCCAGCAGTTCGGTGGTCCTCTCCCGGGCCTGGCGTCCGGTGA
The window above is part of the candidate division TA06 bacterium genome. Proteins encoded here:
- a CDS encoding ABC transporter permease subunit, encoding MRRIFTIAANTFRESVRDRILYGLIVFALIVLPGSRLAISLSVGQEIRILKDFGYGAIALFGLLIAVVSGTALLFKELDKRTIYVLVAKPVRRWELLVGKYFGLMATLLLAFLIMGITLILTLLLMDGKPDGLFFLTIAGLFGQLAVITAVAMLFSTLASPALGAVFTFCVYIAGTSADQLRLFADRMPGHFLKLAAKGVSYVIPNLQNFNFRTESIYNLPVDQSKIWLMLLYAVLYIAFTLTVASIILERKDLK
- a CDS encoding ABC transporter ATP-binding protein; this encodes MENILEIEHLAKSFTDWEHFTWRSKTILDDISLEVKPGEIFGFLGPNGAGKTTTIKALMGIIKPSFGTARILGHDILEKSQEVKKRIGFLPENPYFYDYLTVREFLLFCAALFGITGRQARERTTELLELVGMSQAAGLPLRKCSKGMLQRTGIAQSLVNDPEFLVWDEPVSGLDPIGRKEIKDLMLELKRQGKTIFFSSHILPDAEALCDRVVIIINGKINKIGTLPELLKDSISWVEVVAEGLPENANLTGAKMEKIAGQFIVRLDSSGNLDRNLKEIMKAGGTIVSVTPQRENLENYFARQVRTAKEAGQ